The segment GTTGGCGCAGGCGATGTCCTTGAGTCCGTTTTCGGCGGGACGGCCCTTCTTTTCCTCGTACTCTTCCAGGAGGTGGTCCGCACGGTAGCGCTTGTGGCAGGAAAGGCACTCGACCAGAGGGTCCGAGAACACCTCGACGTGACCGGACGCTTCCCAAACCTGGCGCGGCAGGATCACCGAAGAGTCCAGGCCTACGACGTCCTCGCGGCCACGGACCACGCTCTGCCACCACTGGCGCTTGATGTTTTCCTTCAGCTCGGCACCCAGGGGGCCGTAGTCCCATGCAGAACGGGAGCCACCATAGATTTCACCGGCCTGGAACACGAAACCCCTCCGCTTGGAGAGGGAAATGACCTGGTCGAGGACGGATTTTGCTGCCATGGGTACTCCAATGTTCTACAGGGCCGCTGGGTGCGGTCCGCGGTTATGCTCTACGGAAACAGTCGTTTGGGAAACGCTGTCTTGGGGGAAGTGCTGCGCAGGAAGCTGCGAGTCCTAGCCTACCGGCCTTTCGCCCCGGTCCTGCCTCCCGGACCCGACTGCCAACGCCCGGGCGCGGTTCCGGGAAGTCAGCGCACCCTTTGGCCAGGGCAAGGTGGCCACGATGATGGCGAAGAGCGTCAGCAGGGTGCCCAGGACCGTCGGCAAGGCAACCACTGTTCCGGGCGAGGGAAGGACGAGATCCAGCGTGAGGGATCCGAGCAACTGCCCCGCAATCATCCCCAGGCCGGTCACCAGCACGCCCAGGCTGCGGACGAGCAGGGCCGCCAGTCCGATGAAGACGCAGCCCATGGGGCCGCCGAGGTAATACCACCATTCCGCAGGCAGTCCGTGGCCGGGACCGGCCAACAGCAATTTGATGAGCCAGGCGATCCAAAGGATGACCGTGCCGGCCACAAAATTCACGACCGTAGCGGCGATGGGGCTGCCGTAGTGCACGGTTGCGGTGCCGTTCATGGCCTGCTGGAAACTCACGAGGCAACCCGCCACGACGGGCAGGAGGAGAGGGAGCAGTAAAGTCCCGACGTCGGCGGCCGCCCCGAGGCGAGGCGACACGGCCCAGACGACGGCGGCAATCGTCAGGACGCTGCCCAGGATCCGGACTCCGGTGATCGAGCGTCTGCCTCCGGGCCCCATGCCCGTCCGGTCGACCAGAAGCCCGCTGAGGGTCTGCCCGGTCACCGCGGCCACCGTGAACAAGGCCACCCCAAGCAAGCTAACCGTAAACGACTGGGCGAACACGAAAAGGGCGCCGATGCCGCCGGCCAGTACATAGAACCGTGGAAAGCTGCGTTGCTTGAGGGCAGGCAGGATCCTGCGCAACGCGGCGCGGCCCTTCGGCAGCGCCAAGCCGATCGCGGCGATCAGTACCAGCCCGGTGGTGAAACTCACGACGGCGGCCGCGATGCCGTCGTCGAGCTTGGCCCCCAGCGCGCCGTTAATCCGTCCCTGAAGAGGAATCACGAGTCCGGTGGCCACAGCCAGGATCAAGCCTGTGAGCAATGGAAGGGAGGCAGCGCGAGAGGTGGTTATGGACAGGGGGCGGGACGATTGCGGCACTTTCACCACCCTACTTCAGGCATCATTGATTGTATGAGCAACCCGGAAATTGAAGAGATCCCGATCCGCGACGACATGATCCGCCTCGGTCAGCTCCTGAAGCTCGCCAACCTGGTGGAGGACGGAGTCGAAGCCACCGAACTCATTAAGAACGGGCTGGTCAAAGTCAACGGCGAGATCGACGAACGGCGCGGACGTCAACTCCATGCCGGCGATACGGTGACCGTCAACGGACAAACGGTGCGAATCACAGCCACTTCCTAGCAACGCGGGGTCACTTACGGCCCATTAAGTGCCTCAGAATGGGCCGTAAGTGACCCCGCGTTGCTTTAGACGGACGTGAGCACCTTGTGTTCCAGGAATTCGCCCACATGGCCGATTTCCTGCTGGTTGATGCCATGCCACATACCCGTGTAGAGCACCTTGGTGACGTCCGTGTGCCGACGAGCCCACTCCATGGTGTATTCGATCTTGTCCGGGGTAATGACAGGATCCTGCTGGTCCCGTCCCCAGAAGAGTGGCACGGAACCGTCCAGTTCCGCGTCGCGGAACGACGGGTCCCCTTCCGCATCGACTGCGAAGCCTGAAAGTCCGACGACGGCGGCAAAGTCCGCCGGCCGCTGCCGGAGCAGCGAGGTGGCCATGGCCATGCCCATGGAGAATCCGAGGAGTGTCACGGAGCTGTGGTTGGACTTGCAGGAATCCAACCAGGAAAACACATATTCGGCCGCGGCCTTGACGGCGTCGAGCGAATAGTCGATGGACGCGGTGAGCGGGAACCACGTGAAGCCCGGACCCGTGGCGATCGGTGCGCGGAGCGAGGCCACCGCGAATTCCTGGGGCAGCAGGCCTGCAAGGCTGAAGAGGTCTTGCTCGTTGGATCCGTAACCGTGCAAGAGGACCAGCAACGGCTTTCCAGCCCGTTCTTCCTCTTCGTGGGACCACAAAACGACAGGATTCGGAAAAGCAGGGGCAGGAAAGGCGGAGGCTTGACTCATGGGACTATTCTTACAGTTACCCATGAGTAACAAGCTACGGGCGCGTGGCGTTGCAGCAAGAGGCAGGAAATGAACGTGAGTGACACTGATTCCACAGTGGGGGAAAATTCGGAAGAGCGGATTCATCCGTGGACCCGGTACGTGGCGTTAGGTGATTCGTTCACCGAAGGAATCGGCGACCCCGAACCGGACAATCCCGGCGGACATCGCGGCTGGGCCGACCGCGTAGCAGAGGAACTGAGCCGGGGACAGCGGGATTTCGCCTACGCCAACCTGGCTATCCGTGGGCGGCTTCTCCAGCAAATCCTGGACGAGCAACTTGGCCCATGCATGGACCTCAAGCCGGACCTTATCAGCATCTCCGCGGGCGGCAACGACCTCATCCGGCCCGGTGGCGATCCAGACGCCCTGGCCGAGAAGCTCGATGCCGCCGTACAGACCTTGGGCTCCGAGGGTGCCACTGTCATCCTGTTCAACGGCCCGGACACCCTGTCATCAGTACTTGGCCGGATCCGCGGCAAGGTGGCAATCTACAATGAGAACCTCCGCACAGTGGCCACCCGCCACGATGCCGTGGTGGCGGACATGTGGTCCTTGCGGCAACTTGCCAACCCACAGATGTGGAACGAAGACCGGCTGCATTTCTCGCCGCTCGGCCACCACACCATCGCCGCAATGGTCCTTGATTCGCTCAACGTGTCCCACAATCTCGAGCCGCTCCTCCCCAAGCCGCTCCCCCAGCGCACTTGGCGCGAAGCGCGCTCCAGCGACCTGGTGTGGGCACGGGAATATTTTGTCCCGTGGGTCATCCGCCGGCTCCGCCATCAGTCCTCAGGCGACGGAATCCTGCCAAAACGCCCGACGCCGGGACCTGTCTTGGGTCCGGCCGATATTGTTGTGCCCCGGAGCTGACCGGGGCCCCAACGGCTTGCCACAGGCGCGGGGACTAAGCTGGAGGAGGACAGGAAGGCCTCCACCGTGAACAATTTGATCTTCTGGATCATCGTCTGCTCTTGGCTGATTCCCATGGGGATCCGCATGTACAACCGATCGCGCCAACGCAGGATCCGGGACTTCCCTCCGCAGAACTACCCTGGACCGAACTACCCCGGACCGAACTACCCGGGTCCTCCCCAGAATTACCCCTACGGATACCCGGCACAGCCCCCGGTGACCATCCCGGCTGAGCCGCAGCCCCCGGTGGCGACACCCGCGCCGCAGGCCGCCCCGCCGTCGTCGGCTACTCCCTCAGCCAATGCCGCCTACCAAGGCTACCGGGCACGGAAACTTGCCGAACTGGACCAGCAGTACAGTGACGGGAAGATCCCCATGGAGGAATACATGAAACTCCGCCAGGAGATCATGAACGGCTGATTCAGCTGAAGAATGCCTCGCGCAGCTGGGGGCCTAGTTGGCCGATCTCGGTGAGGAAACCGTCGTGCCCGATCGGCGCTTCGATCACGTGGACAGGAACCTCTCCGGGCAACGCCTTGGCCAGCTCCTGGGATTGTTCGGGGAAGTAAAGGCGGTCCGAGTCCACCGAGGCAACAAAGAATTTCGCCGTCGCCACGGACAGCGCATCCTCCAACGAGCCGCGGCCGCGCGTGACGTCATGGCTCATGAGTGCCTCAGTGATGGCGATGTAGCTGTTGGCATCGAAACGCTGGACCAGCTTGCTTCCCTGATGGTCCAGGTAGCTTTCCACCTGGTAGCGGCCCCGCTCCCCCAAAGCGGAGGCGCGGAGCGGCGCTTCGCTGTCCTGGGCCTTCCTGCCGAAGCGGAAGTCCAGTTCATCTGCCGAACGGTAGGTGATATGTGCGATGCGCCGGGCGAGGGCCAAACCGGCCTCGGGCGCAGCCTGCCCATAGTAGTCGCCACCGTTGAA is part of the Arthrobacter methylotrophus genome and harbors:
- a CDS encoding phospholipase; translation: MSQASAFPAPAFPNPVVLWSHEEEERAGKPLLVLLHGYGSNEQDLFSLAGLLPQEFAVASLRAPIATGPGFTWFPLTASIDYSLDAVKAAAEYVFSWLDSCKSNHSSVTLLGFSMGMAMATSLLRQRPADFAAVVGLSGFAVDAEGDPSFRDAELDGSVPLFWGRDQQDPVITPDKIEYTMEWARRHTDVTKVLYTGMWHGINQQEIGHVGEFLEHKVLTSV
- a CDS encoding SGNH/GDSL hydrolase family protein, translated to MNVSDTDSTVGENSEERIHPWTRYVALGDSFTEGIGDPEPDNPGGHRGWADRVAEELSRGQRDFAYANLAIRGRLLQQILDEQLGPCMDLKPDLISISAGGNDLIRPGGDPDALAEKLDAAVQTLGSEGATVILFNGPDTLSSVLGRIRGKVAIYNENLRTVATRHDAVVADMWSLRQLANPQMWNEDRLHFSPLGHHTIAAMVLDSLNVSHNLEPLLPKPLPQRTWREARSSDLVWAREYFVPWVIRRLRHQSSGDGILPKRPTPGPVLGPADIVVPRS
- a CDS encoding RNA-binding S4 domain-containing protein; the encoded protein is MSNPEIEEIPIRDDMIRLGQLLKLANLVEDGVEATELIKNGLVKVNGEIDERRGRQLHAGDTVTVNGQTVRITATS
- a CDS encoding DMT family transporter, encoding MVKVPQSSRPLSITTSRAASLPLLTGLILAVATGLVIPLQGRINGALGAKLDDGIAAAVVSFTTGLVLIAAIGLALPKGRAALRRILPALKQRSFPRFYVLAGGIGALFVFAQSFTVSLLGVALFTVAAVTGQTLSGLLVDRTGMGPGGRRSITGVRILGSVLTIAAVVWAVSPRLGAAADVGTLLLPLLLPVVAGCLVSFQQAMNGTATVHYGSPIAATVVNFVAGTVILWIAWLIKLLLAGPGHGLPAEWWYYLGGPMGCVFIGLAALLVRSLGVLVTGLGMIAGQLLGSLTLDLVLPSPGTVVALPTVLGTLLTLFAIIVATLPWPKGALTSRNRARALAVGSGRQDRGERPVG